A stretch of the Ascaphus truei isolate aAscTru1 chromosome 4, aAscTru1.hap1, whole genome shotgun sequence genome encodes the following:
- the INSM1 gene encoding insulinoma-associated protein 1 yields MPKGFLVKRSRKSPPVSYRIRDEDDDRGDAIPGWMLFAVAGQRAALCPTGGSPPPASPDRAAPAPSCTSRPYARPPPAGQFGNPESVYQALYSPTRPVSREQHDKKYLDRGFSLGSPVSAESFPGPALVTSMDQLLYAPTDLKMGSSGSAGRGHHQGMALLPPASSSAALSSRNPMKRAAQEPERTAKAGAAQGSIPNPQSSIANPQGSISNAGVPRNSIPNAAAHILPNPAAQHLLSQQQHQQHHHSSKAPAAKKTKAIRKLTFEDEVTTSPVLGLKIKEGPVDPPRPRPLNSSGGHKPLGEFICQLCKEEYSDPFSLAQHKCSRIVRVEYRCPECDKVFSCPANLASHRRWHKPRPQAAPAPAQVQPKEEALSDRDTPSPGASESGSEDGLHECPQCAKKFRRQAYLRKHLLSHQPPKEPAVLPYPGLGPASEAEERRPKSPGPMNLSGSECHPCPVCGETFPGKSSQERHIRLLHSSQLYPCKYCPATFYSSPGLTRHINKCHPSENRQVILLQVPVRPAC; encoded by the coding sequence ATGCCCAAAGGTTTCCTGGTGAAGAGGAGCAGGAAGTCCCCGCCGGTGTCCTACCGGATCCGGGATGAAGACGATGATCGCGGGGACGCGATCCCGGGCTGGATGCTCTTTGCTGTGGCCGGGCAGAGGGCGGCGCTGTGCCCCACCGGGGGCTCCCCACCCCCAGCCAGCCCTGACAGAGCCGCCCCGGCTCCCTCTTGCACCTCTCGCCCGTACGCCCGGCCGCCCCCCGCCGGTCAGTTTGGGAACCCCGAATCCGTCTACCAGGCGCTGTACAGCCCGACTCGCCCGGTGAGCCGGGAGCAGCACGACAAGAAGTACCTGGACCGCGGCTTCAGCCTGGGGTCCCCGGTGTCTGCAGAGTCCTTCCCGGGACCGGCCCTCGTGACCTCCATGGACCAGCTGCTCTACGCCCCTACAGACCTCAAGATGGGCTCCTCGGGGAGCGCCGGCCGCGGTCACCACCAGGGCAtggccctcctccccccagcatcctcCTCCGCCGCTCTCAGCAGCAGAAACCCCATGAAAAGAGCGGCCCAGGAGCCGGAGCGCACAGCCAAAGCGGGCGCCGCTCAGGGTTCCATCCCCAATCCCCAGAGTTCCATCGCCAATCCCCAGGGTTCCATTTCGAACGCTGGCGTCCCGCGGAATTCCATCCCGAACGCCGCCGCGCACATTCTTCCGAACCCCGCCGCGCAGCACCTGCTcagccagcagcagcaccagcagcaccACCACTCCAGCAAAGCGCCCGCCGCCAAGAAAACCAAAGCCATCCGCAAGCTGACGTTCGAAGACGAGGTGACCACGTCCCCGGTGCTGGGGCTGAAGATCAAGGAGGGTCCCGTAGACCCCCCCCGGCCTCGCCCGCTCAACTCAAGCGGTGGACACAAGCCCCTGGGCGAGTTTATCTGCCAGCTGTGTAAGGAGGAGTACAGCGACCCGTTCTCCCTGGCCCAGCACAAGTGTTCCCGCATCGTGCGGGTGGAGTACCGCTGCCCCGAGTGCGACAAGGTCTTCAGCTGCCCGGCCAACCTGGCTTCACACCGGCGTTGGCACAAGCCCAGACCGCAGGCGGCTCCGGCTCCCGCCCAGGTGCAACCCAAAGAGGAGGCGCTGAGTGACCGGGACACCCCGAGCCCAGGTGCCTCAGAGTCCGGTTCCGAGGATGGGCTGCACGAGTGCCCCCAGTGCGCCAAGAAGTTCAGGCGCCAGGCTTACCTGAGGAAGCACCTCCTGTCCCACCAGCCCCCCAAAGAGCCCGCAGTGCTCCCCTACCCGGGACTTGGGCCAGCCAGCGAGGCTGAGGAAAGGCGACCCAAGAGCCCCGGACCCATGAACCTGAGCGGCTCAGAGTGCCACCCGTGCCCGGTGTGCGGGGAGACCTTCCCGGGCAAGAGCAGCCAGGAGCGCCACATCCGCCTGCTGCACTCCTCCCAGCTGTACCCCTGCAAGTACTGCCCGGCCACCTTCTACAGCTCGCCCGGCCTCACCCGGCACATCAACAAGTGTCACCCGTCCGAGAACAGGCAGGTCATCCTGCTGCAGGTGCCAGTGCGCCCGGCCTGCTGA